From the Helianthus annuus cultivar XRQ/B chromosome 17, HanXRQr2.0-SUNRISE, whole genome shotgun sequence genome, the window AACTCAAGACTCTCACTATAACATATTGGGACGGGAACGTTTCGATTTCTGCACCCAACCTTTCCTCTTTGTGTTATAAAGATAGATATGGTCCTTTAAAGCTTTCCGCCGACTTTCTCCAGCTAGAGACGGTGGATATATGTATATCCTCTTACTCTCAAGATAAGGAAGATGCTCATGAAATTGTTTGTATGCTTCAACAAATTCATAGTGTCAAATTTCTTACACTTAACTTGGAACTTATCGAGGTATACTTTTACTGGGCTTTAATGTCATCGCTCTCATATAATAAAGAATACCCCAATTTAAACCTTGGGCATACTCTTGTGATagccaaaaacattaaaaagatTAGTACTAACAAGGTCAATTCTTTCTTGACTGAGGTATGTTGAGAGTGCTTATATGATTCTTGCCACTTTCATTTGAGTGCTCTACTTACATGACTATTAAGAGACACATACTTAGGAAAATAGGTATTTATATCTTTACTTATGATTGTGAGATTGCGTTATTTTTTGGTATATTTTTCAGACTCTTTCTTCATCCGTGGAACTAATCTCACATCAACCTTCACCATTTGCCAACTTAAAGAGATTAAAGATTTATCCAAGTTATGTTACTCGTTTGGCCGAGGATCAAATGGAACTACAAGTAACTATGTGTACTGAAGTTAAAAACTATTTGCTAGATGCTTCTCCAGGTGCCACCTTCACAGTGGTTTCATATGATGTATGTACATCATGAAGTATATTTTTGTCTTTCAGTACATTCTACTTATTGCTCTGATTACTAAAGTTCTTATAGTACCCAAAGTTCTTATTCATGTAGAGCCTATGGACTAAATTTGTAATATGTTCTAAAGTGAATCATCAGTATATAGTAATATACTATAAATATCATATAATATAGGAGCTTATGAATCTATAGGTCTCATGCTTATTATGATCTGTGGAAACCATGCAGGAGATTAGAGCTGTGATGAATGTTAAATCAGCACGAAGCCTCATGAGAGAGTTGCAGGTGCTGCTAGATAAGTGGAAAGAGAATAGTGAAACAAACACGGCTCATATGAAGCAAGACGAGGCCCCAATTGAGAGCCACATGGCAACAATGCATGAGCAAGGGGAAGTTGAGGACCATAGGGCACAACCAGACATGAAAATGGAAGGGCATTCTGGTGGAAGAATGACACATATCACGTGCTATTGGGAAGATATGAACAAGCAGTTTAAGAAAGGGAATAAAAAAACTGgtcacatactttcaatgttgCAGAAGATTGAAGGCATACTGACAAAGCTGTCTACATCACATCGGGCTAAGTTGCAAGAAAGGTTTTTTGGTTTGTCTGCAGAGGCTGAGGCTATCATGGAAGGTGTGATGGATCATATGAAGATCCAATTTGATAAGAGGCCGAGCCATTCAGATGTCTACTTTCATTAACTTGCAGCATCACAACCGCTTTCTTGACAAACTGTAAGTTCTTGATTTCCCATACATTCACATCTGCATTTGATAACCCTTTTGTATCAATTTGTATAGCTTCAAGTATTTGATTAATAATTATAACAAAAGGCTTGCTTGGTGAATGCTAAGTTACACTGTCTGTGTTTTATGTTGGGCAAGTTCAAATTCAGCCTTCAGGCTTCAGACCTTATGTTTTCCTTTATTAAGTTGCCAAATTACAGAACAGCTCTTGAATTATGTTTTTGAAAATGACTAAACAAGCCCTGATGTTTTATAGAACTTGTATTTCTAACCCTTTTATAATGATATTTCTCTTTTATATCAATTTGCATACCTTTAAGTATTTGATAAAGAAGAAgagtaagtatgtatgtatgtatgtatgtatgtatgtatgtatgtatgtatgtgcgTGTGTATATATATCTAGATAGATATATTATGTATACCAGTAACAAAAAGGTTTGGATGCTAAGTTTATTGCCTGATTTCTAGGCGGGGCAAGTTCAAATCCCACTTTCAGCACTTTAATTTTCTTTATTAGGTTTCCGAATTACTTGATAGCTCTTAACTTTGACCTTTTGATAATAGGGGCGAAACAAGCCCTCAAGATTTATAGAACTTGTATTTGTAAATTGTAACCCTTTCATAGTTTTCCAGTTTTCCGACCCTATTTGgtcttttattttgttttcaggTTCCATCTCCATGTTAATTGCGGGCTAGAGCTATAGTCGGCTGCCCAAACTAACGTTCACCCTTTTGGCGCAATTTGGGATGGTGAATTTATATATTTCTTGTGCTTATGGACTCGTATCTAAggacatgttttttttttttttacttttggcTGCTACTGTACGTAGATTAGACGGGCACTCTTATTGATTTTTGGTTTGTAATATCTTAATTATGGTACTTACCTATATGAAAGGCTTAAATGGTTTTTGTAATTAAGTCTACGGTTCTATCTTCCGAGTTCATGCTGAATCTGATAATTCTCCTTTATATCAGTCTGCAACTCAGAACAGGACCGTTCCAACGTTTTTGTAGACCCTAAGCGGACTACGAAGTGGAGTCCCTTTTGCAAAACATATAGAGATTAATAGAAAAATTAGCTGCTAAATTTAACCTACGTTTAGTAATTAGCCCTAATTTTTGCCCATAAGACCCGACGCCATGAGTGATTACCATTAGTGATAGCCGATAATCTAGAAAATCGAAAGAGCAGGTTGCGATAGGAGGTAGGAACGATGACTGCGGCTCAATTTTAGGGATTTTTGGCGCTGATTCACGGAATTCGGATGAGGTAGAGTGGTAGATGGTTGCTACAGACTGCAGTTATGTCTGTGGTTTAATTTCGAAACCGGGTCTTGAATGTGGGCCTTTTTCCATAAACAATTTTTATCTGTGTAACTTGATTAAAAAAACATGGTTTAGTTTTGCTTTTTATTTAAGACTGATACAGATACAATATATAAAACTTTACTAAAAATTGGAGACCCTTGATTTTTGATGGCCCTAGGCCCGTGCCTAGATTGGTAAGCCTAACGGGCCGGCCCTGACTCAGAATCACTATCATCCTCAATTCAAGTTAACCTAAAATGCAATCAATGTTAAATATAAGGATTTGAAGCTGAAGAATCTTGATGTTCTAACATAACTTGAAGATGGTAATGATACACAGATTGGGTAATTGTTCTTTCAAGTAAAATATAAATGAATGCAAAAGAAACTGATGTAAAAGACAGCAATTCAAGTATGGAAACTACTAATGAAGAAAAAAGAATTGTAGCACTAGTAACAGAATTTAGTAACATAATGAGTGAACTGTTCTTGGCGGGGAAGATGGGAGGATTGAATGGTGTATTTGTGGGCTTTTAGGGGAGATCAAATATGTTATAAAGGGTTATAAAATACTGAATGACGATATTACCCTTCCTTTTGTAAGTAAAAAGACTATAATACCCAAGTCTACTAACATAATTTAGTTGGAGGGACTCGAATGCAAGAAATCGACAACTACAGATTGTTGAATTTTGCCAAATGACGGCTGTATGTGTAAGTGAGTGTAAACCACATGGACAAAAATTGTACTTTACTCAAAGAATAATCTCTTAACTATATTTTTAGTACCCGGCCTATTTTTCTATTTCACGTCCCTGCTCACCATTTAATATTAATCTATTTACTATTAAGATCTTTGATTGACCTATAAGCTTCACGATTTTAAGTTTATTCTCTGATCGCTTTTTGTCAcctttatttcaataaaatgaaAATGGTTTTTGGAATACATAAAGAAGTAGCTAGATGCAATTTATTATCCAGAGTTTATTATATCtacaatagtttttttttctttttatatatgATTTACCATTTTAGTTTTGTATcttattttctttttatatatGATTTACCATTCTAGTTTTTATCTTATTATTCTATAGCTAGTTTAAATACTAGAATAGGTATAGAAAATTTATCATCATCATTTGTACTTACCAGCAGTTGTTTAACTTTATCATTACTTAGTTTTATAATTAATGATACAAAATAATATTCACCATTACAGTTTTTCACTTCTTTTTTTTTAAGCCATAAATTTTATTTCACTAAAGAAACTTGCCAACTTACATCGAGccagaaggtagacgggcaacaagttgcgccgccaccctttctgaattgcaaaccctaacCTCACAAGTCACAAAGACAAACCCCTGTACAATTGTTGTAGATGACTCGTTGGACCCTGGTCAAGAAGTGGATTGCTTCTGGTGCTATGAAGCTAAAGGTATCAAAAGCAAAAGGGACAAAGACATGCTGGTTCTATGCGCAAACTTTAGCATTGTTGTAATATCAATACGAAAAACCACAATAAGATTAAAACATTACAATGGGATATAATTTAAGATTGCCTGTGCTGAGAGCAGGTTGTGTTCAAGATCAGGAGAGAATTAGTGAACCCCAGTTTTGATGCAGCTAAATCAAACTCTAGCACTCGGTTCTCCAACTGATGCCCACCTAAAACAATTGATGTTCTTGGCTCAGCTCCTCCATCAACAAAAGCAAGACATATCACATTCTTCTTAGCTTCCACCATTGTGTTAGAACCATACATTTTAAACCTTACTATAGTTTTCCCCTCCAAAACCAGATCGATATCGGGAACCGCAGGGCCGGCTATCGTCTTGGGAGCAGTCTTGGCATCAAAGCAGGCTCCAAATGGTGCCACAGATGCCACCCTTTTGATACCATCCACTGCAGCTACCTTAACAAAATCCTTAACCAAAGGTTCGTATATACTCGAGTGCAAAGTGGTGTATGGTACTACAGTGCTGATCATTGTCCCCCCAACTCCATTACTATCAATGGATAGCAGAGAAGAGTTAAAAGATACACGTTTGCCGTCGATCTCAATGGTTTTAACATTAATAAAGTAGTCATCAGACGCTTCTCCATAGGCGGAAACCGGTGAGGTCCTGACCGGATTGATAACGAGCAGGGTGCTTGAAAGGTTTAAAGATTGATCTTCAGTGCGAGGAGGCATATAATATGGTCCTCCACCGATAAATATGTCGCCTAATCCTTTATCAGAGGGTATACAAAGGGCAAACTTTTTAGCTACACTGAACAGAGATGAGATTTGGGAAACTAATGAGACTTGTGTTCTTGCAAGACCAACCAACCCTTTAGCTGTGTTGGAACCTGGTAAGTCATATAAAACGTTAACGTACAAGTACGCACACAAGAATTGGAATTTGGGAACGTCGTAGTTAAGGCGAATAGAGTGTCCATCTGACGATGTTACTCTAACGGTATCTTCGCCAAGTTCTAGCTCGGCAAAGGCTCCAGTTAACGGGTTGAAAGCGTTTACACCACATGAGTTGTTGAAGCAGCCTGGTCTAGGAGTTGAGTTGCACCAGAGACAGACTGATCCCAAGGCTTTCTTGCATCGGTTTGAGCGGCAAGCTGCTCGCTTGTAAGAGGACGAGACGTAGGGTTGGCAGTCGAAAAATACTGTTTGCGCTCCAAGGTCGATTAATGCATCGACCTTGGTACGTGATTGCGGATTTCCAGCCTCAAAAGTGGTGTAGTATTGAAGGCTTGTTTGGTTTTTTCGAATGGGGAAGTGAATGTTGGTTTGTTTGGTTAGTTTGAATGGATCTGTTGCAGCATATGAAATAGTTAGAAGTGAAAAGATGAAGAGTGTGGTGAGGGTTTGAGAAGATGCCATAATATTGTTACTATGGTTGTAAATATAATTTATTCATGGGACTAGTGCTGTTTTATACTAATTTTGTTGAATGCAAATAATATTGTTTATATTCTCCCATGCTGGTCAAAGTTGGTGTCCTTACTTGAGTACCTGGCTTTGGTTAAAGATAATACTAAATTTATACATTGTTTATTACTTTACATACTATACTATTATTAGTAAACACATGGTCGCACcgacaaaaagaaaaaaacacgtttgtgttattatgtttacaactagttgatgccccgtcCGTGTTGCGGTGCAATAGCTGGATAATTctcaattaattaaaaaaagactactataatttttctagaaaaaaaaaaaaacaaaacaaaaacgatgataagaccgtaattttgggctaagggcaaaactgtaatttttcaggactaatgagccagtgttagctcattgacacgaaaaaaaaattaaatcgagtaaaTCAATTAAGAAAAAtctttatagttttgctaaaaaagctaaaacgatgggaaaaacgtaattttaactgaaggcgaaatcataattttaaattagggatagagtaaaatgcacggatagtccctgtggtttggtgaaatttcacctttagtccccaacttttcagaattacactcttagtccttgtggtttaacaagttgttactcggatagtccctaaagcggatgaaggttactcggatagtccctgtggtttgacaagttgttactcggatagtccctgtggtttgacaagtagttactctgtaacacctcgaaattttgcgtccaataatgtattaacACGTGTCGTATGTTTACACGTGGCgctaaatactaaataaaggactaaagttgacaaacattgaaagtatgtaaattcgagggttaaaaatgtcaacaagggataattGTGACGTACGTAAatcctaaatgatgctcgtaccttcaaacgaatgaatcatggatcgtacggaacgaaatgtggaagaaagtgagggattacaaaccacaggggtcAAATGCgccaacatgtttaagttatacctctgagtgaccttttgataaacccgaagctttgtaacggttatTTGTGCTCACTAGAATACTCgacaaaaatttcataaagtttcgttatcgtacgagcaagttgtgatcaaattcgtatgcgagggattaaaacgtcaacgttgaaagttaagGACTTTTTGGGTAACAATAacgttaaccgaggacttaacgaaATGGGTATTAGTCTTGAAGCCCCTAAACGTCAATTCTTAAGGCTCAAAATGCAAGAAACTGATGGCCAATCGGTGTTTGAAGAGTCAGGGATCAAATCGCAAAAATCAAAAATTGGAAGATCTGGTGCAGAGGGGGGTCGCGCGACGCGAGGCCCTGGGGGGGGGGGGACCGTCGCGTCACGCGAAGGCTGGTCTGCTAGTTGCGTTGGGGGGCGTCAAGACGAAAATTTCTTAGTTTCATAACATGTACGCATGTATTTTAgttacttatacatactacttaTAACATGATCTATAAAAAAAATCGAGTCGACCAATTAAATCAAAACACTatcatagttttgctaaaaaaaaaaaaaactaaaacgatgacaaacCTTTAATTTTGAGTTAGGGGCAAAATAGTAATTTGTCAGAACCAATGAGCGAGTGCTAGACACCTGGTTGACACAAAAGTTAAATTGAGTCAACGAAGTAAAATAAAAACTACTATAGTTttgcagaaaaaaaaaaaaaaaaaagcaatggCAAGACTACAAATTTTAACTtgtggcaaaatcgtaatttttttaGCTGAGGGCAAACTCATAATTTGAAGCTGAGGGTAAATTCGTAACTTTAAGTTgggggcaaaaccataattttattttgaattggggcaaaataatagttttgaactaaggacaaaatcgtaattatgAACTCATGGCGCAATCGTAATTTTGAAAAGGgggcaaaatcatatttttgaactcagggaaaatcgtaatttttaactagggaggaaaaactaaaacgatggaaagACTACAAATTTTAGCTgagtcaaaatcgtaattttttaaATGAGGGAAaactcataattttaaactggggcaaattcgtaatttttagctaggtcaaaaccataattttatatTGAACTGAGGCAAAATTATAGTTTTGAactaagggcaaaatcgtaattttgagctgggagCATTGGcataaatttacttttgaaaaggGGGCAAATTCATATTTTTGAAcaaagggcaaaatcgtaactttgagctaggggcaaaagcataattttattttattcgTAAATTGTTTAGACCAATGAGATTATCTATTTATATTAACAACTTAAAAAAAAAGGGGCCACCGCCCTTTTCCACCAATTGGAGGGTGGAAATATTGCCGCAAAGCTTTTTTTTTATATGTAGGTAATAGTTGATGCCCcgtccgcgttgcggggcaatagccgaataattctcaatcaattaaaaaa encodes:
- the LOC110922865 gene encoding uncharacterized protein LOC110922865; its protein translation is MELQVTMCTEVKNYLLDASPGATFTVVSYDEIRAVMNVKSARSLMRELQVLLDKWKENSETNTAHMKQDEAPIESHMATMHEQGEVEDHRAQPDMKMEGHSGGRMTHITCYWEDMNKQFKKGNKKTGHILSMLQKIEGILTKLSTSHRAKLQERFFGLSAEAEAIMEGVMDHMKIQFDKRPSHSDVYFH
- the LOC110923635 gene encoding probable aspartic proteinase GIP2, translated to MASSQTLTTLFIFSLLTISYAATDPFKLTKQTNIHFPIRKNQTSLQYYTTFEAGNPQSRTKVDALIDLGAQTVFFDCQPYVSSSYKRAACRSNRCKKALGSVCLWCNSTPRPGCFNNSCGVNAFNPLTGAFAELELGEDTVRVTSSDGHSIRLNYDVPKFQFLCAYLYVNVLYDLPGSNTAKGLVGLARTQVSLVSQISSLFSVAKKFALCIPSDKGLGDIFIGGGPYYMPPRTEDQSLNLSSTLLVINPVRTSPVSAYGEASDDYFINVKTIEIDGKRVSFNSSLLSIDSNGVGGTMISTVVPYTTLHSSIYEPLVKDFVKVAAVDGIKRVASVAPFGACFDAKTAPKTIAGPAVPDIDLVLEGKTIVRFKMYGSNTMVEAKKNVICLAFVDGGAEPRTSIVLGGHQLENRVLEFDLAASKLGFTNSLLILNTTCSQHRQS